A genomic stretch from Chitinophaga agri includes:
- a CDS encoding response regulator, protein MKNASPKINIALVDDHNLFRKGLIKLISMGDPQQKYHILFEAENGNDLKEKMMQPPFPDIILMDIDMPDMDGYEAVDWLQRTHPSIKVLIVSMVESEKSILRMLRLGVKGYLSKDIEVEDMNQALEAIASNGFYYSEIATEVLNQNLMGNTKSNASALYLSENEREFLKLSTTEMTYQQIADKMNLSPKTIDGYREALFQKLNVKTRVTMAMYAVKHGIVQL, encoded by the coding sequence ATGAAAAATGCCAGCCCTAAAATAAATATCGCCCTCGTCGATGACCATAATCTATTCCGGAAAGGTCTCATTAAACTCATTAGTATGGGAGACCCGCAGCAGAAGTATCATATCCTCTTTGAAGCAGAGAACGGAAACGACCTGAAAGAAAAAATGATGCAGCCCCCTTTTCCGGATATCATTCTCATGGACATTGATATGCCCGATATGGATGGATATGAGGCGGTGGACTGGCTACAGCGCACACACCCTTCCATAAAGGTGCTCATCGTTTCAATGGTAGAATCGGAGAAATCCATTCTGCGTATGTTGCGGTTAGGTGTGAAAGGATATCTGTCAAAAGATATCGAGGTGGAAGATATGAACCAGGCATTGGAAGCAATTGCCAGTAACGGTTTTTACTACTCGGAAATAGCTACGGAAGTACTGAATCAGAATCTTATGGGCAACACAAAGTCGAATGCTTCCGCCTTGTATCTGTCGGAAAATGAAAGGGAATTCCTGAAACTGTCTACTACAGAAATGACATATCAGCAGATTGCGGATAAAATGAATCTGAGCCCTAAAACTATTGATGGTTACAGAGAGGCATTATTTCAGAAGTTAAATGTAAAGACAAGGGTTACAATGGCGATGTATGCAGTCAAACATGGTATTGTACAATTATAG
- a CDS encoding sensor histidine kinase: MQASTSATALTIIISTILVLSLSAAIIYFLFLYQKKKFRHQQELIEMREAFNHVLLQSKLAIQEQTLNHISKELHANFSHLVSLININLSEILPKSPVEQRENILETKSLAKQLMSELKALSANLNTDHIIHIGFVQALQNELNRLAKTGRYDVSITKTGEEYRMQPEHEIILFRLCQEVLNNVVKYAKASKVISNLSFSADNFILTISDNGEGFDVDKAVKQSGEKQSTGLLNMRKRAMLINAEFDISSRTGNGTTVTINIPHPQILKTFAV, from the coding sequence ATGCAAGCCTCAACATCCGCAACCGCTCTGACGATCATTATATCAACTATACTGGTGTTAAGTCTCAGTGCAGCCATTATTTATTTCTTGTTTCTCTATCAGAAGAAAAAATTCCGACATCAACAGGAGCTGATCGAAATGAGAGAAGCATTTAACCATGTATTGTTACAGTCGAAACTAGCTATTCAGGAACAAACACTCAATCACATTTCGAAAGAGCTACATGCAAACTTCAGTCACCTGGTATCACTCATCAACATTAACCTGTCAGAGATATTGCCTAAGAGCCCTGTCGAACAGCGTGAGAACATTCTTGAAACCAAGTCGCTGGCCAAACAGCTGATGAGTGAACTGAAAGCATTAAGTGCTAACCTGAATACGGATCATATCATTCACATCGGATTTGTACAGGCACTACAAAACGAATTGAACAGGCTCGCCAAAACCGGCCGATATGATGTCAGCATCACGAAAACAGGAGAAGAATACAGAATGCAGCCCGAACATGAGATCATCCTGTTCCGCCTTTGCCAGGAGGTATTGAACAATGTTGTAAAATATGCAAAGGCTTCAAAAGTAATATCTAACCTGTCATTCTCTGCCGATAACTTTATCCTTACCATCTCCGACAATGGAGAAGGATTTGATGTAGATAAAGCAGTGAAACAAAGCGGTGAAAAACAAAGCACAGGTCTGCTGAATATGCGCAAAAGAGCAATGCTGATCAATGCTGAATTTGATATTTCCAGTCGTACTGGCAATGGCACAACCGTTACCATCAATATCCCGCATCCACAAATACTTAAAACATTTGCTGTATGA
- a CDS encoding caspase family protein, with the protein MRKALVVGIDDYPGSAKLKGCINDARTVAELLDKNADGSPNFEVKLFITVKTKAELKAVILDTFNDSDDDVSLFYFSGHGNINDTGGYIVTPDYSRHDVGISMDELLKMVGLSRARHKIVILDCCHAGAMGTPALLGNSAAFLEQGIIILASSRSTESSVESNGQGVFTSLLIDALRGGAADIGGEVTPGNIYSYIDRALGSWKQRPVFKANIVRSVNLRKVNPPVSLYELRKIREYFPDVDEDFPLDPSYEYTTQTPNEENINTFKILRRMQLIGLIEPVGEEYMYWAAVRSKSCRLTALGAYYWKLVRDGRI; encoded by the coding sequence ATGAGAAAAGCATTAGTAGTCGGCATTGATGACTATCCCGGAAGTGCAAAGCTGAAAGGCTGCATTAATGACGCAAGAACAGTAGCAGAACTGTTGGATAAGAATGCGGACGGCTCTCCGAATTTCGAAGTAAAACTCTTTATTACTGTTAAGACAAAGGCGGAACTGAAGGCTGTCATCCTGGACACCTTCAACGACAGCGATGACGACGTCAGTCTTTTTTATTTCTCGGGCCACGGTAATATCAATGACACTGGTGGTTATATAGTGACGCCTGATTATTCCCGTCACGATGTTGGTATTTCTATGGATGAGCTGTTGAAAATGGTTGGCTTGTCCAGGGCGCGGCATAAGATAGTGATCCTTGACTGTTGTCATGCCGGTGCTATGGGAACCCCGGCCTTACTGGGTAACAGTGCGGCCTTTCTCGAACAGGGTATTATTATTCTGGCTTCAAGCCGTAGTACAGAATCTTCTGTAGAGAGTAACGGGCAGGGGGTGTTTACCAGTCTGCTGATAGATGCGTTGAGGGGTGGGGCTGCGGATATAGGCGGAGAGGTGACGCCGGGCAATATATATAGTTATATTGACAGGGCACTGGGTAGCTGGAAACAGCGGCCGGTGTTTAAGGCGAATATTGTACGTTCTGTTAATCTGCGCAAAGTTAACCCGCCAGTTTCACTTTATGAGCTCAGAAAGATCAGGGAATATTTTCCGGACGTAGATGAAGATTTTCCACTGGACCCCAGTTATGAATACACAACGCAAACACCCAACGAAGAGAATATCAATACGTTCAAGATATTAAGAAGAATGCAGCTGATAGGACTGATAGAACCGGTAGGGGAGGAATACATGTACTGGGCAGCTGTGAGAAGTAAAAGTTGCCGGTTGACTGCGCTGGGTGCTTACTACTGGAAATTGGTCAGAGACGGAAGGATATAA
- a CDS encoding SUMF1/EgtB/PvdO family nonheme iron enzyme gives MNRAFKYDVAISVAEEDKPVADLIAAELKKRRVRYYYYVENKAESWGRHIIDLTIDTYGRQARFVLMITSAVFVHKYWSNLEKLIALAKTREGLPHILQLRLDDTSIDGISKHVVYQDWKNNPAEIADMLKEKIRVQKRIVHRKRGFMTAGIGSTLAMTLGLYGFLTPGIRRQVFPLRPIEQRLVTGPGIDSFYISNTEVTIGEYRKYCDSSRQQFPVQSPGVKDNAPVSNVTWNEAMAFCKSRGGRLPTEKEWEYAAGAGLAVKYSGGNSAKDVANYGAKKQNTVGLRAPNAFNIYDMTGNVAEWCDDWSDSSRQCKIVKGGAYNSRISPVNELLITSRSMVNPDERQPTIGFRVAWSK, from the coding sequence ATGAACCGGGCGTTTAAATATGATGTAGCCATTTCTGTTGCAGAGGAAGACAAACCTGTCGCTGATCTGATAGCGGCGGAATTAAAGAAAAGGCGTGTCCGTTATTACTACTATGTTGAGAATAAAGCAGAAAGCTGGGGGAGGCATATCATTGATCTTACTATAGATACCTATGGCCGGCAGGCAAGGTTTGTCCTGATGATTACCAGTGCTGTGTTTGTGCATAAGTACTGGTCCAACCTGGAGAAACTTATCGCACTGGCGAAAACAAGAGAAGGCCTTCCGCATATTCTTCAGTTAAGGCTGGATGATACATCCATTGATGGTATATCAAAGCATGTGGTGTACCAGGATTGGAAAAATAATCCAGCGGAGATTGCGGATATGCTAAAAGAGAAGATCAGGGTACAGAAGAGGATTGTGCATCGTAAGAGGGGATTTATGACCGCAGGGATAGGAAGTACATTAGCAATGACATTGGGTTTATATGGTTTTTTAACTCCAGGTATACGTCGGCAAGTATTCCCTCTGCGTCCGATAGAACAACGATTAGTGACGGGGCCGGGCATTGATTCCTTCTATATCAGTAATACTGAAGTGACCATTGGGGAGTACCGAAAGTATTGTGATAGCAGCAGGCAGCAATTTCCCGTTCAGTCGCCCGGTGTGAAGGATAACGCTCCGGTAAGTAATGTTACATGGAACGAAGCCATGGCATTTTGTAAATCCAGGGGCGGCCGCCTACCCACGGAAAAGGAATGGGAATATGCGGCAGGAGCCGGCCTTGCAGTCAAGTACAGTGGTGGGAACAGCGCGAAGGATGTAGCGAACTATGGCGCGAAAAAACAGAATACAGTCGGTCTGAGGGCCCCCAACGCCTTTAACATTTATGATATGACCGGCAATGTGGCCGAATGGTGTGATGACTGGTCCGATTCCTCACGTCAATGTAAGATAGTCAAAGGAGGCGCTTACAATAGCCGTATTTCTCCTGTAAATGAATTACTGATCACATCCCGCTCCATGGTGAATCCTGACGAAAGGCAACCTACGATCGGCTTTAGAGTGGCCTGGAGCAAATAA
- a CDS encoding YegP family protein, with the protein MKNPKFELFSGIGKHDFFFNLKAGNGEKILGSESYTSKHAAVHSIAAVKRNAPYYKQYERRFNIDRDSYTFVLKAENGEIVGRSETYPSAYSRDEGIEAVRRNAPEAPTEDLT; encoded by the coding sequence ATGAAGAATCCCAAATTTGAACTTTTCTCCGGCATTGGAAAGCATGATTTCTTCTTCAATCTGAAAGCGGGTAATGGAGAAAAAATCCTGGGGAGTGAAAGCTATACTTCAAAGCATGCTGCTGTGCATAGCATTGCCGCTGTCAAGAGAAATGCCCCCTACTACAAGCAATATGAAAGACGATTTAATATTGACAGAGACAGTTACACTTTTGTATTGAAAGCTGAAAATGGAGAAATCGTTGGTCGCAGTGAGACCTATCCCTCTGCCTATAGCCGTGATGAGGGGATTGAAGCCGTAAGACGGAATGCCCCTGAGGCACCTACTGAAGATCTGACCTGA
- a CDS encoding ADP-ribosylation/crystallin J1: MNTTLVYRPTGLKELALIAATGFTQFPPRLSWQPIFYPVLNQPYAEQIALEWNTNDEASGYCGIVTRFAVDSAFLERYEIQHVGSGMHNELWVPAEELSLFNEHINGKIEVVKAFLGERYAAPEDGVLAKMIAEKAQ; this comes from the coding sequence ATGAATACAACTCTTGTTTACCGTCCGACCGGCTTGAAAGAACTGGCACTCATTGCAGCGACGGGCTTTACACAGTTTCCTCCCAGATTGTCATGGCAGCCTATATTTTATCCGGTGTTGAATCAGCCATATGCGGAGCAGATCGCATTGGAATGGAATACCAATGATGAAGCATCCGGTTATTGTGGTATCGTGACACGATTCGCAGTAGATAGTGCATTCCTGGAAAGATATGAGATCCAGCATGTAGGAAGCGGCATGCATAATGAATTATGGGTACCGGCGGAAGAACTGTCGTTGTTCAACGAGCATATTAATGGGAAGATCGAGGTAGTGAAGGCGTTTCTGGGAGAGCGGTATGCGGCGCCGGAAGATGGAGTGTTGGCGAAGATGATTGCGGAGAAAGCCCAGTAA
- a CDS encoding ATP-binding protein, which produces MKEKVSVTDTGIQSSGLPKDYMEAVAEYIWNGFDAAASMIDIHFESNEIDTIHNLSITDNGSGIDYELLKETFGHFNDSIKKASFQKSSSFIKGNKGRGRFSFSAFSGKAVWHTVYRNSHTGNIMEYGITITGNSKDFYEPEGMKKTVKKSTGTTVTFYDLFEVSGFSFQSDEFKSFLIREFGWFLMLNREKDYQIRINGIALDYTEAIAENDTTTLHLKDADGTDYYFRVTFVRWAERIGDKFFFYFLNSGQSEVFKELTSFNNNAIGFYHSVYVESRYFDAFNPGDTELTQNMFERTKQHAVFRELTEQLHIEVRDKQKAFLKGEAAARLLNVYEKNGILPDTGNRKELKRFLKTIFSAEPRLFQSLNKEQQRVYIGMIDILLQAGKKEEIQTLINQQTEVS; this is translated from the coding sequence ATGAAAGAGAAAGTGTCAGTTACGGATACGGGGATCCAATCTTCCGGCCTCCCGAAAGACTACATGGAGGCTGTGGCGGAATATATCTGGAACGGCTTTGATGCAGCCGCGTCTATGATAGATATACATTTTGAATCTAATGAGATCGATACTATTCATAATTTATCCATAACTGATAATGGTTCCGGTATAGACTATGAGCTTTTAAAAGAAACTTTCGGCCATTTTAATGATTCCATTAAAAAGGCCTCTTTTCAGAAATCATCTTCCTTCATTAAGGGGAACAAGGGCCGTGGGCGTTTTTCTTTCTCCGCATTCAGTGGAAAAGCTGTCTGGCATACTGTGTATAGGAACAGTCATACAGGCAATATAATGGAATATGGGATTACCATCACCGGTAATTCGAAAGACTTCTACGAGCCGGAAGGCATGAAGAAAACAGTCAAAAAGTCAACAGGTACAACGGTCACTTTTTACGATCTTTTTGAGGTCTCCGGATTCTCTTTCCAGTCCGATGAATTTAAGAGCTTCCTCATCCGGGAATTTGGCTGGTTCCTGATGCTGAACAGAGAGAAGGACTATCAGATCCGTATCAATGGTATAGCACTGGATTATACCGAAGCTATTGCTGAAAATGATACGACTACCCTTCACCTGAAAGATGCGGACGGTACGGACTACTATTTCAGGGTGACCTTTGTAAGGTGGGCAGAAAGGATAGGAGATAAGTTCTTCTTTTATTTCCTTAACTCCGGGCAGTCAGAGGTATTTAAGGAACTGACATCTTTCAACAATAATGCGATCGGCTTCTATCATAGTGTATACGTAGAATCAAGGTATTTTGATGCATTCAATCCCGGTGATACAGAACTGACGCAGAATATGTTTGAGAGAACAAAACAGCATGCCGTGTTCCGTGAGCTAACAGAGCAGCTGCATATCGAAGTCCGGGATAAACAGAAAGCATTCCTGAAAGGAGAAGCCGCAGCCCGGCTACTGAATGTCTATGAAAAGAATGGCATCCTGCCGGACACCGGTAATAGAAAGGAGCTAAAGCGATTCCTGAAAACAATCTTCTCTGCGGAACCCAGGCTATTCCAAAGCCTGAATAAAGAACAACAGCGGGTATATATAGGGATGATAGATATTTTATTGCAAGCCGGTAAAAAAGAAGAAATACAAACACTGATCAACCAGCAAACGGAAGTTAGCTGA
- a CDS encoding VIT1/CCC1 transporter family protein → MHQETHVTSSNIVRDIIIGMSDGLTVPFALTAGLSGVLDTNHLIIVSGLSEIAAGCISMGLGGFLAGQTEIEHYDAELKREYDEIEKVPDIERKEVEEIFMSMGVDAALSRQVTAQISQDKDKWVDFMMRFELGLDKPDKNRAYQSAITIALAYMAGGVIPLAPYLIFTDNQLGFYWSCIITILALVVFGYFKSRVTAQPLLKGTLKVAFTGILAAAAAYTIAKLIS, encoded by the coding sequence ATGCATCAGGAAACACACGTTACCAGTTCAAATATTGTGAGGGATATTATCATTGGTATGTCTGACGGACTGACAGTGCCTTTTGCCCTCACTGCTGGCCTGAGTGGAGTGCTGGATACGAATCACCTGATCATTGTATCCGGATTATCCGAAATAGCTGCTGGCTGTATTTCTATGGGATTAGGTGGGTTCCTCGCGGGACAGACCGAAATAGAGCACTATGATGCGGAGCTGAAGCGGGAATATGATGAGATAGAAAAAGTGCCTGATATCGAACGAAAAGAAGTGGAGGAGATATTTATGTCAATGGGTGTAGATGCGGCACTAAGCAGGCAGGTGACAGCACAGATCAGTCAGGATAAGGATAAATGGGTTGATTTCATGATGCGCTTTGAGCTGGGACTGGATAAACCAGATAAAAACAGGGCTTATCAATCTGCTATTACCATTGCACTGGCTTACATGGCAGGCGGGGTGATACCATTGGCGCCCTATCTCATCTTTACTGATAACCAGCTTGGGTTTTACTGGTCTTGTATCATTACGATCCTCGCACTTGTGGTATTCGGTTATTTCAAATCCCGGGTAACAGCGCAACCACTGCTCAAAGGTACACTAAAAGTGGCCTTTACCGGTATCCTCGCGGCAGCGGCTGCTTACACGATCGCTAAACTGATCAGCTAA
- a CDS encoding NAD(P)-binding protein, giving the protein MRRRSFIQSIAGLTVVSSFLPACQQQRVIKGRVIGASSHTGHLLRDKKFAAPAVTSEHAVVIIGGGISGLSAARYLHRQGVTDIVILDLEKEMGGNAACGKNDISGYPWGAHYVPIPNNDLTEYADFMRECGVITSAPDAPLPTYNDYHICFDPEERLYINGQWQEGLVPVFGVPDPEKKQIQEFLDKMQAFRLAKGADGKDAFTIPLDKSSKDPVFTALDNITMKDWLNQQGWDSTYLQWYVNYCTRDDYGTTYDQISAWVGIQYFASRKGKGTNAEHHDVLTWPEGNGWLAGHLKKEIQPYFRNEALAARIQEENGKLSIDYFDVKESRLKRINADQCILAVPQFVAGRILQDDARIRKVHEHLQYSPWMVANICTEELDERTGYALSWDNVLYNSPSLGYVEAPHQQVEQAKTKTNLTYYLPLTDKSPVEERKAALERTHADWVKMIVADLNKVHPDVAESIEEVNIMIWGHAMVKPLPGLAHGNIRHELGASVNDRIHFAHTDLAGNSLFEEAFYQGLNAAKKVMTQLSGKI; this is encoded by the coding sequence ATGCGGAGAAGATCATTTATACAATCTATAGCAGGACTCACGGTAGTGAGCAGTTTTTTACCGGCCTGCCAGCAGCAGCGGGTTATAAAGGGCCGTGTGATAGGAGCCAGTTCACATACGGGACACCTGTTACGCGACAAGAAATTTGCGGCGCCTGCAGTCACATCGGAACATGCGGTTGTGATCATAGGCGGTGGGATCAGCGGATTATCAGCAGCCCGTTACCTGCATCGGCAGGGTGTTACGGATATAGTGATACTGGACCTTGAAAAAGAAATGGGGGGCAATGCTGCCTGTGGAAAGAATGATATTTCCGGTTATCCCTGGGGTGCACACTATGTGCCTATTCCCAATAACGACCTGACCGAATACGCGGACTTCATGCGGGAATGTGGTGTTATCACCAGTGCTCCCGACGCTCCATTACCTACCTATAATGACTACCATATCTGCTTTGATCCTGAAGAAAGACTTTATATCAACGGGCAATGGCAGGAAGGGTTAGTACCGGTATTTGGTGTGCCCGATCCGGAAAAGAAACAGATACAGGAATTCCTTGATAAGATGCAGGCATTCCGTCTGGCCAAAGGTGCAGACGGAAAGGACGCTTTTACTATACCACTGGATAAGTCCAGCAAAGATCCGGTATTCACAGCATTGGATAACATTACCATGAAGGACTGGTTGAACCAGCAGGGATGGGATTCTACCTATTTGCAATGGTATGTAAATTACTGTACGCGTGATGACTATGGTACCACCTATGACCAGATCAGTGCCTGGGTGGGTATTCAATACTTCGCCAGCAGAAAAGGTAAAGGAACGAATGCAGAACATCATGACGTGCTGACCTGGCCCGAAGGTAATGGCTGGCTGGCCGGACATCTGAAAAAAGAAATACAACCCTACTTCCGGAATGAAGCGCTGGCGGCACGCATACAGGAAGAAAACGGGAAACTGTCTATAGATTACTTCGATGTGAAAGAGAGCAGACTGAAAAGAATAAATGCGGACCAGTGTATACTTGCTGTACCACAGTTTGTAGCAGGAAGAATATTGCAGGACGACGCACGCATCCGTAAAGTACATGAGCATCTGCAATATAGTCCATGGATGGTAGCCAACATCTGCACGGAAGAATTGGATGAACGTACAGGCTATGCCCTCAGTTGGGATAATGTGCTGTATAACAGTCCTTCTCTAGGCTACGTTGAGGCACCTCATCAACAGGTGGAACAAGCTAAAACAAAAACGAATCTGACCTACTACCTGCCACTGACTGATAAAAGTCCGGTAGAAGAACGCAAAGCTGCGCTGGAAAGAACACATGCGGACTGGGTGAAAATGATCGTCGCTGACCTGAATAAAGTGCATCCAGATGTGGCAGAGTCCATTGAAGAAGTCAATATAATGATCTGGGGGCATGCAATGGTGAAGCCGCTACCTGGCCTTGCTCATGGCAATATCAGGCACGAGCTCGGCGCATCTGTCAATGACCGTATACACTTCGCACATACTGACCTGGCAGGTAACAGTCTCTTTGAAGAGGCCTTTTACCAGGGATTAAACGCTGCTAAAAAAGTGATGACACAATTATCCGGTAAGATATGA
- a CDS encoding polyamine aminopropyltransferase codes for MSRKENSAQWLLLTAVFVIATCGLIYELVAGTLASYLLGDSITQFSTIIGVYLFSMGIGSFLSKYFSKNLLAWFIRIELLVGLVGGFSSALLFIVFPLAASFRIILYAIVLITGVLVGLEIPLLMRILENKVEFKELVSRVFTFDYIGALLASLIFPLLLVPHLGLIRTSLFFGILNVGVGWYLAYKFSKEIRQGGMLKITAILLLIAQIVCFFFSEKIMSYSEAMTYDDNVVYSTSTPYQRIVITKNKHELRLFLNGNLQFSTADEYRYHEALVHPTFSSLSNPEQVLVLGGGDGLAVREILKYPSVKQVTLVDLDPAMTRLFSRQRMLTMLNDSSLLNPKVHVRNADAFTWLRNNKTKFDAIVVDFPDPSNFSIGKLYSTSFYQLLKHALRPDGIAVIQSTSPYVAPKSFWCVDTTLRAVGLHTIAYHNYVPSFGEWGYIMATPEKPHQWFSHIPAPLKYLNPTTLQQMLTFPEDMKAHQLLDINKLNNQALVKYFEEEWGKYLER; via the coding sequence ATGTCTAGAAAAGAGAACAGCGCACAGTGGCTGCTATTGACGGCAGTATTTGTTATTGCCACCTGTGGATTGATTTATGAACTGGTAGCAGGCACCCTGGCATCTTACCTGCTTGGTGACAGTATTACACAGTTCAGTACTATTATCGGTGTGTACCTGTTTTCCATGGGAATAGGTTCCTTCCTGTCAAAGTACTTCAGCAAAAACCTGCTGGCGTGGTTCATCAGGATAGAATTGCTGGTAGGACTGGTGGGAGGGTTCAGTTCCGCCCTGCTATTCATTGTATTTCCGCTGGCAGCGTCCTTCCGGATCATCCTGTATGCCATCGTACTGATCACGGGCGTACTGGTGGGACTGGAGATACCACTGCTCATGCGTATCCTGGAGAATAAAGTTGAATTTAAGGAACTTGTTAGCCGGGTATTTACCTTTGATTACATCGGCGCCCTGCTGGCCTCACTGATATTCCCGCTATTGCTCGTACCTCACCTCGGACTGATCAGGACCTCTCTGTTCTTTGGCATTCTGAATGTAGGCGTAGGCTGGTACCTGGCTTATAAATTTTCTAAAGAGATACGCCAGGGTGGAATGCTTAAGATCACGGCTATCCTGCTGCTAATTGCGCAAATCGTATGCTTCTTTTTTTCTGAAAAGATCATGAGCTACAGTGAAGCGATGACCTATGACGACAATGTGGTGTATTCAACTTCCACACCATATCAGCGAATCGTTATTACCAAGAACAAACATGAGCTCCGGCTTTTCCTGAACGGGAACCTGCAGTTCAGCACCGCAGACGAATACCGGTACCACGAGGCATTGGTACATCCCACCTTTTCTTCGCTCAGTAACCCTGAGCAGGTATTGGTACTGGGAGGCGGAGATGGACTGGCTGTAAGGGAGATACTGAAATATCCATCGGTTAAGCAGGTCACCCTGGTTGATCTTGACCCTGCCATGACCCGGCTTTTCTCCAGGCAGCGTATGCTGACCATGTTAAACGATTCTTCCCTGCTGAACCCGAAAGTACATGTCAGGAATGCAGATGCCTTTACCTGGCTACGCAATAACAAGACAAAATTTGATGCGATCGTCGTTGACTTTCCGGATCCTTCAAATTTCTCCATAGGAAAGTTATACAGTACTTCTTTCTATCAGCTACTGAAGCATGCATTGCGTCCTGATGGTATTGCCGTTATCCAGAGTACCTCTCCATATGTTGCCCCTAAAAGTTTCTGGTGTGTAGATACTACGCTGAGAGCAGTAGGCTTACATACTATCGCTTACCATAACTATGTTCCTTCCTTCGGTGAATGGGGATACATTATGGCGACTCCCGAAAAACCTCACCAATGGTTCAGCCATATTCCGGCTCCCCTGAAATATCTTAATCCTACTACGCTGCAACAGATGCTGACCTTTCCTGAAGATATGAAAGCACATCAGTTGCTCGATATTAATAAGCTTAATAACCAGGCACTGGTTAAATACTTTGAAGAAGAGTGGGGAAAATATCTTGAACGTTGA
- a CDS encoding DUF350 domain-containing protein — translation MQNALTNSILYSFIGIGILVIVFVLVEILTPRHNLRKEIMDNQNMAVAVFAGFFMLAMAIIIASAIH, via the coding sequence ATGCAAAACGCACTTACTAACTCTATTCTGTATTCCTTTATCGGTATTGGTATCCTTGTAATTGTCTTCGTACTTGTTGAAATTCTCACACCGCGACACAACCTCCGTAAAGAGATCATGGACAATCAGAACATGGCGGTAGCCGTATTCGCCGGCTTCTTTATGCTGGCAATGGCAATCATCATTGCATCGGCTATTCATTAA